From the genome of Ectobacillus sp. JY-23, one region includes:
- the ylbJ gene encoding sporulation integral membrane protein YlbJ, which translates to MRSKIQTVLMAGTISLLTASLITNPQACLEASVRGLDMWWKVVFPSLLPFFIASELLIGLGVVNFIGVLLEPFMRPLFRVPGTGGFVWAMGMASGFPSGAKLSARLRQTKQMTQIEAERLVSFTNSSNPLFIFGAVSVGFFANAKLGILLAAAHYISNLLVGLMMRFHGHKEEASRDKKQTASLQKAFSALHRKRLEDTRPIGKMIGDAISSSVQTLLMIGGFIILFSVLNKMLSIIQFTTLFSYGIEYILHTLHVSTSLSAPILAGIFEITLGNQLTSQAQAPLLHQAMIASFILAFSGLSVQAQVASILAETDIRFKPYFIARVVQSLIAPILTLILWKPLYEKQSTHIGAIPVVAQPAADTWHVLYTYGPAMTLFCLYVYVLLLVRKI; encoded by the coding sequence ATGCGTTCTAAAATACAAACGGTGCTTATGGCCGGCACCATTTCACTTTTGACCGCTTCACTCATCACAAATCCGCAGGCGTGTTTAGAAGCTTCTGTACGCGGTCTTGATATGTGGTGGAAAGTGGTTTTTCCTTCTTTACTGCCTTTTTTTATTGCATCAGAGTTATTGATTGGACTGGGCGTTGTAAACTTTATCGGCGTATTGCTCGAGCCATTTATGCGACCCCTTTTTCGTGTGCCAGGTACAGGAGGGTTTGTCTGGGCTATGGGGATGGCCTCAGGATTTCCTTCAGGTGCGAAACTGAGTGCGAGATTAAGACAGACTAAACAAATGACACAAATTGAAGCAGAGCGCCTTGTTTCCTTTACAAACTCATCCAATCCTCTCTTTATCTTTGGCGCAGTCTCCGTAGGTTTTTTTGCTAATGCCAAGCTGGGCATTTTATTAGCAGCAGCCCACTACATCAGCAACTTACTTGTAGGACTGATGATGCGTTTTCATGGTCACAAAGAAGAAGCAAGCCGAGATAAAAAACAAACAGCTTCTTTACAAAAAGCTTTTAGTGCCTTACACCGCAAGCGTTTAGAAGATACGCGTCCCATCGGAAAAATGATTGGCGATGCGATTTCTTCTTCTGTCCAAACTTTGTTAATGATCGGTGGGTTTATCATTTTATTTTCTGTACTTAATAAAATGCTCAGTATTATCCAATTTACAACACTATTTAGCTACGGTATTGAGTATATTCTTCACACGCTTCATGTCTCAACTTCTTTAAGCGCACCCATTCTTGCCGGCATCTTTGAAATTACACTTGGCAACCAGCTTACAAGTCAGGCACAAGCACCACTTCTGCATCAAGCAATGATTGCTAGCTTTATTTTGGCCTTTAGCGGCTTATCCGTTCAAGCACAGGTTGCCAGTATTTTAGCAGAGACAGACATTCGCTTTAAGCCATATTTTATTGCTCGAGTTGTCCAAAGCCTTATCGCGCCTATATTAACACTTATTTTATGGAAACCTCTTTATGAAAAGCAATCTACCCATATAGGGGCCATTCCGGTCGTCGCACAGCCGGCCGCAGACACTTGGCATGTTTTATATACATACGGTCCTGCCATGACCTTGTTCTGTTTATATGTATATGTGTTGTTACTAGTTCGCAAAATTTAA
- a CDS encoding nucleotidyltransferase: MKAAGVIVEYNPFHNGHAYHLDQTKKITNADVVIAAMSGSFLQRGEPALVSKWTRTKMALAGGADVVVEIPYAFSTQHAQTFARGAISILDALQVKEICFGSEIGNIAPFYQALQERRTRIEALNQALQQKVETGVSYPKALSDAYKNIGIDSLDLSKPNNILGFHYIEQIQEQGSSIQAHTVERLNAQYHDTTFSSSSIASATSIRKHLQTSPIEDASGVMPLATKMELQAYQQTYGLLHMWEHYFHLLKYKLLIMSAEQLRGIYEAEEGLENRLLHAIQQATSFENLMQTIKTKRYTWTRLQRLCLHTLTHATKDEMNLADTAPYIRLLGMSKTGQAYISSIKKNIPIPLLSHSKHSHPLLNLDIRASAVYYAILPEPFRSHALKQEYVQHPIRWNI; this comes from the coding sequence TTGAAAGCCGCAGGTGTAATTGTTGAATATAACCCGTTTCATAACGGCCACGCCTATCATCTGGATCAAACCAAAAAGATTACTAATGCTGATGTTGTCATAGCAGCCATGAGCGGTTCATTTTTACAACGCGGTGAACCTGCTCTTGTTTCAAAATGGACGAGAACCAAGATGGCATTGGCGGGCGGTGCTGATGTTGTTGTTGAAATACCTTATGCTTTTTCCACACAGCATGCACAAACGTTCGCAAGAGGCGCCATTTCTATACTAGACGCGCTACAGGTAAAGGAAATTTGCTTCGGCAGCGAAATTGGTAACATCGCTCCTTTTTATCAAGCTTTGCAAGAAAGAAGAACTCGTATAGAGGCTCTCAATCAAGCACTGCAGCAAAAAGTCGAAACAGGCGTTAGCTATCCCAAAGCCCTCTCTGACGCTTATAAGAATATCGGCATTGACAGCTTGGATCTTTCCAAACCTAATAACATTCTCGGTTTTCATTATATTGAACAAATACAAGAGCAAGGAAGTAGCATACAAGCGCACACCGTCGAACGTTTAAACGCACAATACCATGATACAACATTTTCCTCCTCTTCTATAGCGAGTGCAACAAGCATCCGTAAGCATCTGCAAACGTCTCCAATTGAAGACGCGAGCGGGGTCATGCCTCTTGCAACAAAAATGGAATTACAGGCATACCAACAAACCTACGGATTGCTTCATATGTGGGAGCACTACTTCCATCTGTTAAAATACAAACTGCTCATTATGTCCGCAGAGCAATTACGTGGCATCTACGAAGCTGAGGAAGGGCTGGAAAATCGCTTGTTGCATGCCATTCAGCAAGCAACGTCTTTTGAAAATTTGATGCAAACCATTAAAACAAAGCGTTATACATGGACCAGATTGCAGCGGCTATGCTTACATACGTTAACACATGCGACAAAAGATGAAATGAATCTCGCGGATACAGCTCCCTATATCCGTCTCCTAGGCATGTCAAAGACCGGACAAGCTTATATATCAAGTATTAAAAAAAATATTCCAATTCCTCTTTTGTCCCATAGCAAGCACTCTCATCCTTTACTTAACTTGGATATACGAGCAAGCGCCGTGTATTATGCTATTTTACCCGAACCGTTCCGTTCTCACGCATTAAAACAAGAATATGTACAACACCCTATTCGATGGAATATATAA
- a CDS encoding patatin-like phospholipase family protein — protein sequence MREPKIGLALGSGGAKGFAHVGVIKVLKEAGIAIDMIAGSSMGALVATFYAAGCDVERLYRIAQLFKRKYYLDFTVPKMGFVAGKRVKDMIAMFTYNKRLEELDIPTAVVATDILSGEKVVFTEGPIAPAVRASISIPGIFVPEKIDNRLLVDGGVIDRIPVSVAKSLGADIIIAVDVSSGKVNGEVTSIFDVIMQSIEIMQHELVHHRKVASDLMMCPAVENFSSRAFTNIEDIIRAGEEEAMKHIHEIQQRIEKWKENHHV from the coding sequence GTGAGAGAGCCAAAAATTGGTCTTGCTTTAGGCTCAGGGGGCGCAAAAGGGTTTGCCCATGTTGGAGTAATTAAGGTTTTAAAGGAAGCCGGTATTGCAATTGATATGATAGCGGGAAGTAGTATGGGTGCACTGGTGGCTACGTTTTATGCAGCTGGCTGTGATGTTGAGCGATTATATCGAATCGCTCAATTGTTTAAACGAAAGTATTATTTGGATTTTACCGTTCCTAAAATGGGTTTTGTAGCAGGTAAGAGAGTAAAAGATATGATAGCCATGTTCACATATAATAAAAGGCTGGAAGAATTGGACATTCCGACGGCTGTCGTCGCCACTGATATATTAAGCGGCGAAAAAGTGGTTTTTACAGAAGGTCCGATTGCCCCAGCTGTTCGTGCCAGTATTTCGATTCCTGGCATTTTTGTGCCGGAGAAGATAGATAATCGCTTGCTTGTCGATGGCGGGGTGATTGATCGTATCCCTGTATCAGTTGCCAAAAGTCTAGGAGCAGATATAATTATTGCTGTAGATGTTTCTTCAGGAAAGGTGAACGGCGAGGTAACTTCTATTTTTGATGTGATTATGCAAAGCATTGAAATTATGCAGCATGAACTTGTGCATCATCGTAAAGTTGCTTCAGACTTAATGATGTGCCCTGCTGTTGAGAATTTCAGTTCGCGCGCCTTTACAAACATTGAAGATATCATTCGTGCAGGAGAAGAAGAGGCGATGAAACATATCCATGAGATTCAACAACGAATTGAAAAGTGGAAGGAGAACCATCATGTTTAA
- a CDS encoding RsfA family transcriptional regulator has protein sequence MATTRQDAWTEDEDLLLAEVVLRHIRENGTQLSAFKEVGRSLSRTPAACGFRWNSTVRKQYKEQIDEAKSQRKGTAAEEVIVTERRSLTLADVIAFLQNYQPEQELSSGLFQRIQQLEAKAERLEKEKQELSKQLSVYEQEYKTLFAYLDQRRSVVSPDKSESIQLLRSRDTLEKVEK, from the coding sequence TTGGCTACGACGCGTCAGGATGCTTGGACAGAAGATGAAGATTTGCTGTTGGCTGAAGTTGTATTGCGCCATATACGTGAAAATGGAACACAGCTCTCCGCCTTTAAGGAAGTGGGACGCAGTTTATCTAGAACGCCGGCTGCCTGCGGATTTCGATGGAACTCAACGGTTCGAAAACAGTATAAAGAGCAAATCGATGAGGCAAAAAGCCAACGTAAAGGTACTGCAGCTGAGGAAGTGATTGTAACAGAACGACGGTCATTAACTTTGGCTGATGTCATTGCGTTTTTACAAAATTATCAACCGGAGCAAGAGTTGTCTTCCGGACTATTTCAGCGTATCCAGCAGTTAGAAGCGAAAGCGGAGCGGTTGGAAAAAGAAAAGCAAGAACTGTCTAAACAGCTTTCCGTATATGAACAAGAATATAAAACGCTATTTGCCTATCTAGATCAACGACGAAGTGTAGTATCGCCTGATAAAAGTGAAAGTATACAACTATTGCGGAGCAGAGACACTCTTGAGAAGGTCGAAAAATAA
- the bshC gene encoding bacillithiol biosynthesis cysteine-adding enzyme BshC, translated as MELYEIPVDVLGGAAGDYIKNKSTITSFFDYVPYGVEFAKRAKHLEGRTYPREQLAAYFARYNEELGAGARTLENIRAFREEDALVVVGGQQAGILTGPLYTIHKIVSLLQLAKEQEQQLGKRVVPVFWIAGEDHDMDEINHVYVTSKGKLKKSVLPQMYEKKASASQVELPQDVALAWVESIFKTFRETKYTNELLELVKVCLHRSRTYTDFFGRLITELFKEEGLILMDSGAPELRRIEIPLFQTLIQGEVQIRTALQQTQQRIVENGYKPLITTKPEACHLFLDIEGERWLLERRDDVFVCKDGEYVFTEVELLELLKKEPQRFSNNVVTRPLMQEYVLPTLAFVGGPGEVAYWAELQGVFHEVGWMMPPVVPRFMLSYLEGHIASDMADLGLDVAELFSKKLGEAREAWLSAQVQEPVEEIFARVHEEMMRSHEAARELVERINPSLRSYAHKNQRKIEEQLQLLERMLRKNIEQKHDVSLNKFRRVELSLQPAGGLQERTWNVLYYLNEYGLDWIHHIMQLSFTWDGTHKVIKL; from the coding sequence ATGGAACTATATGAAATTCCTGTGGACGTGCTTGGTGGTGCCGCAGGAGACTATATAAAAAATAAGAGCACAATTACGTCCTTTTTTGATTATGTGCCGTACGGAGTGGAATTTGCGAAGCGTGCGAAACATTTAGAAGGGCGTACGTACCCAAGAGAACAACTGGCAGCTTATTTTGCTCGATACAATGAAGAGTTAGGAGCAGGCGCTAGAACGTTAGAAAATATTCGTGCGTTTCGTGAGGAAGATGCGCTAGTTGTGGTTGGGGGGCAACAGGCTGGTATATTAACAGGCCCGTTATACACAATTCATAAGATTGTTTCTCTTTTACAACTTGCAAAAGAGCAAGAACAGCAATTGGGAAAACGAGTTGTACCTGTTTTTTGGATTGCGGGAGAAGATCATGATATGGATGAAATCAACCATGTTTACGTAACGAGCAAAGGAAAGTTAAAAAAATCGGTGTTGCCGCAAATGTATGAAAAAAAGGCAAGTGCATCGCAGGTAGAGTTGCCACAAGACGTGGCATTAGCCTGGGTGGAAAGTATTTTTAAAACATTTAGAGAAACAAAGTATACGAATGAGCTATTAGAGCTTGTGAAAGTATGCTTACATCGTTCGCGCACATATACAGATTTCTTTGGGCGTCTCATTACGGAGCTCTTTAAAGAAGAAGGCTTAATTTTAATGGACTCCGGTGCACCTGAGCTTCGCCGTATTGAAATCCCTCTTTTTCAGACGTTGATTCAAGGAGAAGTGCAAATTCGAACGGCCTTACAGCAAACGCAACAGCGTATTGTGGAAAATGGGTATAAACCTCTTATTACAACAAAGCCGGAAGCTTGTCATCTGTTTTTGGATATAGAGGGAGAAAGATGGTTGTTAGAGCGCAGAGATGACGTATTTGTTTGTAAAGACGGGGAGTATGTATTTACCGAGGTAGAACTGTTAGAATTGCTGAAAAAAGAACCGCAGCGCTTTAGCAACAATGTTGTAACACGACCGCTTATGCAGGAGTATGTATTACCTACATTAGCATTTGTAGGGGGACCAGGAGAAGTCGCCTATTGGGCTGAATTGCAGGGGGTTTTTCACGAAGTAGGATGGATGATGCCACCTGTTGTGCCTCGTTTCATGTTGTCGTACCTTGAAGGGCATATTGCTTCAGATATGGCTGACTTGGGGCTTGATGTAGCTGAATTGTTTTCGAAAAAGCTTGGAGAAGCACGAGAAGCGTGGCTTTCTGCACAGGTACAAGAGCCTGTAGAGGAAATCTTCGCTCGGGTGCATGAAGAAATGATGCGTTCCCATGAGGCAGCTCGTGAGTTAGTTGAACGGATAAATCCGAGTTTGCGGTCTTATGCGCATAAAAATCAAAGGAAAATCGAAGAGCAATTACAGCTTTTAGAACGGATGCTCCGAAAAAATATTGAACAAAAGCATGATGTGAGTCTGAATAAGTTCCGCCGTGTCGAGTTGTCCTTGCAACCTGCAGGTGGGCTACAAGAGCGAACTTGGAATGTGTTGTATTACTTGAATGAGTACGGACTAGATTGGATTCATCATATCATGCAATTATCCTTTACATGGGACGGTACCCATAAGGTAATTAAATTATAA
- a CDS encoding 2-dehydropantoate 2-reductase produces MKIGIVGAGAVGLLFGFYLGKHAQVTMYTRTLKQADLIQEQGIVCYTSGKAETTAVKAKVLGEELPADEFLLVATKQYHITDLLPLLSECESKRIIFAQNGMGHLSAMQTIQKSIAVAIVEHGAKKVSGNEVEHTGQGVTKFGIVQGDSMDFTSFLACFTSAFTVLEELDWKQVMQHKLIVNACINPLTALYRVSNGELIYNAYFYQTMRQLFIEVLQLLDVQESEFHWKRVCEVCEQTASNKSSMLTDVTSNRPTEIDAILGYLLQLPKAREVKAPLVSFLHKSIKGLEM; encoded by the coding sequence ATGAAGATTGGTATTGTTGGAGCTGGAGCTGTAGGGCTATTGTTTGGATTTTATTTAGGGAAACATGCGCAAGTTACTATGTATACTCGTACGTTAAAACAAGCGGACTTAATACAAGAACAAGGTATTGTTTGTTATACGTCAGGAAAGGCAGAAACAACAGCAGTAAAAGCAAAAGTGTTGGGAGAAGAGTTACCCGCTGATGAGTTTTTACTGGTTGCTACAAAGCAGTATCATATAACAGATTTATTACCTTTGCTGTCTGAGTGTGAAAGCAAACGAATTATTTTTGCGCAAAATGGCATGGGACACCTTAGTGCAATGCAAACTATACAAAAGAGCATAGCGGTTGCCATTGTGGAGCATGGGGCAAAAAAGGTGAGCGGAAATGAAGTGGAGCATACCGGACAAGGAGTAACGAAGTTTGGTATTGTACAAGGGGACTCTATGGATTTCACTTCGTTTTTAGCTTGTTTTACATCCGCTTTCACCGTGTTAGAAGAGCTTGACTGGAAACAGGTCATGCAACATAAGTTAATTGTAAATGCTTGCATTAATCCTCTTACAGCTTTATATAGGGTATCAAATGGAGAACTTATTTATAACGCTTACTTCTATCAAACGATGCGGCAACTATTTATCGAAGTCCTACAGCTTCTGGATGTACAAGAAAGTGAATTTCATTGGAAACGAGTATGTGAGGTGTGTGAACAAACAGCTTCAAATAAATCATCTATGCTGACGGATGTGACAAGCAACCGACCGACCGAGATAGATGCAATTTTAGGCTATTTGCTTCAGTTGCCAAAAGCACGTGAGGTGAAAGCCCCGCTCGTATCCTTTTTACATAAATCTATAAAAGGATTAGAAATGTAA
- the rsmH gene encoding 16S rRNA (cytosine(1402)-N(4))-methyltransferase RsmH, with product MFNHTTVLLKETVDGLHIKHDGIYVDCTLGGGGHSAYLLSQLSEAGRLIAFDQDDIALAHAREKFAAYGNRFMAVKSNFRYLKEVLQEIGIAQVDGVLFDLGVSSPQLDTPERGFSYHHDAPLDMRMDQDASVSAYDVVNTWPYEKLVKIFFQYGEEKFSKQIARKIEAYREKQPIETTGQLVELIKEGIPAAARRTGGHPAKRVFQAIRIAVNDELGVFEEAIEAAIEVTKSGGRISVITFHSLEDRICKTTFKTHSSLPPLPPGLPMIPDEFKPKLKLITRKPILPSEQELEENNRARSAKLRIAEKL from the coding sequence ATGTTCAATCATACAACAGTTTTATTAAAAGAAACGGTAGATGGCTTACATATTAAGCATGATGGTATATATGTAGATTGTACGCTTGGAGGAGGCGGTCACAGTGCATATTTGCTTTCACAACTTTCCGAAGCCGGCAGATTAATTGCTTTTGACCAAGATGATATAGCGCTGGCTCATGCAAGAGAGAAATTTGCGGCATACGGCAATCGTTTTATGGCAGTAAAAAGCAATTTTCGTTACTTAAAAGAGGTATTACAAGAGATTGGGATTGCACAAGTAGATGGTGTACTCTTTGATTTAGGTGTATCTTCTCCGCAGCTGGACACGCCAGAGCGCGGGTTTAGCTATCATCACGATGCCCCGCTTGATATGCGCATGGATCAAGATGCGTCTGTTAGCGCTTATGATGTCGTCAATACATGGCCGTATGAAAAGCTTGTAAAAATCTTTTTTCAATACGGGGAAGAAAAATTTTCTAAACAAATTGCGAGGAAAATTGAAGCTTATCGTGAAAAGCAGCCAATTGAAACAACTGGTCAATTAGTTGAGTTAATTAAAGAGGGTATTCCTGCAGCTGCAAGACGGACAGGCGGACATCCCGCAAAACGTGTGTTTCAAGCAATACGGATTGCTGTGAATGATGAGCTAGGCGTATTTGAAGAAGCAATTGAAGCTGCGATCGAAGTGACAAAATCGGGCGGTAGAATCAGTGTCATCACCTTTCATTCTCTTGAAGACCGAATTTGTAAAACAACGTTTAAAACACATAGCAGCTTACCGCCTTTACCACCGGGCCTGCCGATGATTCCTGATGAGTTCAAACCGAAGCTGAAATTAATTACCAGAAAGCCGATTTTGCCGTCTGAACAAGAGTTGGAAGAAAATAACCGAGCGCGGTCTGCAAAGCTGCGCATCGCTGAAAAATTATAG
- the rpmF gene encoding 50S ribosomal protein L32, producing the protein MAVPFRRTSKTVKRKRRTHFKLAVPGMVECPNCGEMKLSHRVCKACGTYKGKEVISN; encoded by the coding sequence ATGGCTGTACCTTTTAGAAGAACTTCTAAAACAGTAAAAAGAAAGCGTCGCACGCACTTCAAATTGGCAGTGCCAGGTATGGTAGAATGCCCAAACTGCGGTGAAATGAAATTAAGTCACCGTGTATGCAAAGCATGCGGAACTTACAAAGGTAAAGAAGTAATCAGCAACTAA
- a CDS encoding N-acetyltransferase yields the protein MYIPKVERLLVNYKTLEEFKKFKRYGEQELSMLEDLQANIIEDNSESPFYGIYFGESLVARMSLYETEDYIELYKLEVLPTLQRKGFGSALVDYAKSLRQPIKTIARVQSELFWEKQGFEKVVIKDAPFYIWRPQPNVDAVSGESA from the coding sequence ATGTACATTCCAAAGGTAGAGCGCCTGCTCGTCAATTATAAAACACTTGAAGAGTTTAAAAAGTTTAAACGCTACGGGGAACAAGAGCTTTCTATGCTTGAAGATTTACAAGCAAATATTATTGAAGATAATAGTGAATCACCCTTCTACGGCATATATTTCGGAGAATCACTTGTAGCGCGCATGAGCCTCTATGAAACAGAAGATTATATAGAGCTATACAAATTGGAAGTTTTGCCTACTCTTCAGCGCAAAGGGTTTGGAAGCGCTCTCGTAGACTATGCAAAGAGCTTACGACAACCTATTAAAACAATTGCCCGTGTACAATCTGAACTGTTTTGGGAAAAGCAAGGATTTGAAAAGGTCGTCATCAAAGATGCACCGTTTTATATATGGCGTCCCCAGCCAAACGTTGATGCAGTAAGCGGCGAGAGTGCTTAA
- a CDS encoding DUF177 domain-containing protein: protein MKWSIHQLNKYRSKGLTFDETVQFDDLQDWPEVRDLSPVKVSGKADLGASKYTFHLRIQGTMILPCSRTLVDVPLPFDIQTTEVFLASQEAYEADANIHYLQGEVLDLLPVIKENILLEIPMQIFSETASDGAPTQGQGWQVISEDEKTEKIDPRLEGLAKFFDKK from the coding sequence ATGAAATGGTCAATCCATCAATTAAACAAATACCGAAGCAAAGGGCTTACGTTTGACGAAACAGTGCAGTTTGATGATTTGCAAGACTGGCCGGAAGTACGCGACTTATCACCTGTTAAGGTGAGCGGGAAAGCGGACCTCGGAGCGAGTAAGTACACATTTCATTTGCGCATTCAAGGTACGATGATATTACCTTGTTCTAGAACGTTAGTAGATGTACCGCTCCCTTTTGACATTCAAACAACCGAGGTGTTCTTAGCTTCACAAGAAGCATATGAAGCTGATGCAAACATTCATTATTTACAAGGAGAAGTACTTGACTTACTACCTGTAATTAAGGAAAATATACTTCTGGAAATACCTATGCAGATTTTCAGTGAGACAGCATCAGACGGAGCACCGACACAAGGTCAAGGCTGGCAAGTAATTTCAGAAGATGAGAAGACAGAGAAAATTGATCCTCGTTTGGAAGGACTTGCAAAGTTTTTTGACAAGAAGTAG
- a CDS encoding enoyl-CoA hydratase/isomerase family protein, translating to MKKVIVQRKNGFLWVRLNRPACRNAIDYDVMHVLEEILETERNGEERALIITGSESSFCAGGDLRVFHALKTEAQAYEMLAKMGRVLYKLMTFPKPTIAFINGIAIGGGCEIATACDYRFAVPEAKLGFVQGDLAITTGWGGASMLLEKLPYDKAMQMLWSARRYTAKEAETIGFLNGVFQSESSFCTEWLQDAFVQHAEVLTAYKRVAIRKWQASNLAERMQQEIRECAVLWEGESHHCAVATFLKK from the coding sequence ATGAAAAAGGTAATTGTACAACGTAAAAATGGCTTTTTATGGGTAAGATTAAACCGGCCCGCGTGTAGAAATGCAATCGATTATGATGTGATGCATGTACTTGAGGAAATATTGGAGACGGAAAGGAACGGGGAAGAGCGTGCACTTATTATTACTGGTAGTGAGTCCTCTTTTTGTGCAGGTGGCGACCTGCGTGTATTCCATGCTTTAAAGACAGAAGCGCAGGCATATGAAATGCTGGCAAAAATGGGACGTGTGTTATATAAACTTATGACGTTTCCAAAACCTACTATTGCATTCATAAACGGCATTGCTATCGGAGGTGGCTGTGAAATTGCGACGGCTTGTGATTATCGCTTTGCCGTTCCGGAAGCGAAGCTTGGATTTGTGCAAGGTGATTTAGCAATCACGACCGGATGGGGCGGTGCTTCTATGCTACTTGAAAAGCTTCCGTATGATAAAGCAATGCAAATGCTTTGGTCTGCACGGCGCTATACGGCGAAAGAAGCAGAAACAATCGGTTTTCTAAATGGTGTCTTTCAGAGCGAATCTTCGTTTTGTACAGAATGGCTACAAGATGCATTTGTACAACATGCAGAGGTACTAACAGCGTATAAACGTGTTGCTATCCGGAAATGGCAAGCGAGTAATCTTGCAGAACGGATGCAACAGGAAATACGTGAGTGCGCTGTTTTGTGGGAAGGAGAATCGCATCATTGTGCTGTAGCAACTTTTTTGAAAAAGTAA
- a CDS encoding SepM family pheromone-processing serine protease produces MFKRLRYVTVFMFAVILAFAVMYVPLPYYITKPGLAEDLKPYVKVEGGYKEEGDFMLVTVSMSRASITSYIAAKLDRYQEIYPKEAILGKEENDAEYQFRQLHLMQESQTAAIYNAYQYAGKSVEFENRGVLVVSVADNMPAKGKLEIGDRLTAIDGKELHTADEFIAYVKGKRSGEKVKIEFERQGKKEYATLGLAPIQGEANRVGVGVQITTDQKLKVSPDVKIDAHRIGGPSAGMMFTLEIYNQLTEADLTKGYEVAGTGTINAKGEVGPIGGISQKVIAADTAGADIFFAPNEKGNKSSNYQEAVKTAKDIGSKMKIVPVDVLDDALTYLNQLPPEQAD; encoded by the coding sequence ATGTTTAAGCGACTGCGTTATGTTACTGTTTTTATGTTTGCTGTTATATTGGCGTTTGCTGTTATGTATGTACCGCTTCCTTACTACATTACAAAGCCTGGTTTGGCAGAAGATCTAAAACCGTATGTGAAGGTAGAGGGAGGCTATAAAGAGGAAGGTGACTTTATGTTAGTCACGGTTTCCATGTCTCGTGCTAGTATTACGAGTTACATAGCAGCTAAACTAGACCGCTATCAGGAGATTTATCCAAAGGAAGCAATCCTGGGGAAAGAGGAAAACGATGCGGAGTATCAGTTTCGTCAACTGCACTTAATGCAAGAGTCACAAACAGCAGCTATATATAATGCTTATCAATATGCTGGAAAATCGGTTGAATTTGAAAATCGTGGCGTGTTGGTTGTTTCTGTTGCTGACAATATGCCGGCCAAGGGAAAACTTGAAATTGGAGACCGTCTAACTGCAATAGATGGTAAAGAGCTTCATACAGCAGATGAATTTATCGCTTATGTCAAAGGAAAAAGAAGTGGAGAGAAAGTAAAGATTGAATTTGAAAGACAGGGAAAAAAGGAGTATGCCACACTGGGGCTCGCACCTATACAAGGAGAGGCTAATCGAGTAGGAGTGGGTGTGCAAATTACAACAGATCAAAAACTAAAAGTAAGTCCCGATGTTAAAATAGATGCTCATCGCATTGGTGGACCTTCAGCAGGTATGATGTTCACGTTGGAGATTTATAATCAATTAACCGAAGCTGATTTAACAAAAGGATACGAAGTAGCAGGAACAGGAACAATCAATGCAAAAGGTGAAGTAGGACCAATTGGTGGAATTTCACAAAAAGTAATTGCGGCAGACACAGCAGGAGCAGACATTTTTTTTGCACCAAATGAAAAGGGAAATAAGAGTTCTAATTATCAAGAAGCAGTTAAAACTGCAAAAGATATAGGAAGTAAAATGAAGATTGTACCTGTAGATGTGCTAGATGATGCATTAACTTACTTGAATCAATTACCACCGGAACAAGCGGACTAA